ACAAGGAAGAGGGTGCGCGGGGGTGAGTCGTGGCAAGGGGAAAGAAGACGCGATAAGAGGAAGGGTGCCGCGTTCGCAAGGTTAGGTAGCCGGTACACGCGATAAGGAGTGGGGGTGGCGTTCCCATGACCAATAAGAACCTCTTTAAAGCGCCCTTTTTGCGCGCGGAACTGCGCATGCCGGATTCAAATCTGGGCGAGCTGCTGGGTATCGAGTGGAGGTGGTGACGGTGGTGGTGGCCGGTGGCTGTATGGAAATATGATAGCACGATAAAAGGAGGAAGAATGGCAGGGATGCTTGTGTATGCGAGGGAAAAACGTAGCGCGAGGGTGGGGATACTGCACGGCTGCTACGACCAATAAAGGCCCACTTTAAAGCGACTCATTTTTTTTGCACTGGCACTGCGCATGCCGCATTTAAATGTTGGGAGTGGTGGGTTCCAATGTGTGTGCATAGAAATATGATAGGTGAGACTCGGACTCGGAGGAATGGCGGACGGGATAGGGGTTCCTGAATATTTGTATACCATCGCGGGGTTGTGATATGGCCAGAAGTGATACAGAAAAAATGGCGTCTGAGATACATCATcgaatgtatttataatttgcgACACtaaattcatgaaaattgATCAAGTAAGTGTTTGGATTTTAGTTAGATTCGAAGTATGTAATTCGATATCGAAATTTCGGTTCGATAGATAAACGCTATCGCTGCTATGGATACTGTAACTTGGTTACACTGTTcttgtattattatgtattattgaTTGTTTTACTACATTTGCTAATGCGTACATATTCAACACACAATAACGCTATTGTTCGAGAGGTCGTTGAACCAAGGGGGTTTAACCTTTAAaagtatacatacatgtatgtacTTACTCACCTGTTGTTAACCTAAGATTCATCAGACTGCAGACAGTATAAGCCAAACAGTTTGTCCTTCAGGTCATGCCAAAAGCGTTTCAAAATGTAGAATCGAATCTCGAGATCACTTATTTCGtcgaaatttatcgaaaacTACGAACTTTTCTATAAGAGACGATATAAGCACCGTTTCCCGCCAAATTACTATCGAGATTAACAGAAAACAGGGTGATAGATGTCTTGATAAAGACTTCTCACTGTCACTTTTTTAACTAATTTCTTTCAAGCTTCCTATCGTCTTTATCCTTACTCCACCTAAATACTTTACATCGTACGAAAAACACTCATCGTCAAAGCAGAAACTATGATCTGACAACTATAAAAATAGTAGAAACCAACCTGTTTCCATAATTTTGCACCGCGAGACAGCTGCGCCACTGATTCACTAACGTTGAAAAAACGCCACCTGTGACGCTCATCTGAATTAATTGCGTCCAGTGGTTCGGCGTATATACACGAGCCTTATAAAGAAGCGCCCTCCATTGggataatatttacatagtCAATGCCTGATGTTTACAAGAATGAACGTGGTAACGACATTGGTGTCAGttgtttatattgtatttattcgaAAGCTCTAATCGTTATCGCGATATCGAGTCAGAGGGGGCAGCGAGTGCCGCGATTGGTCGCTTTTCTCGCATATGCAAATGTACTCACCTTCTCTCCCTCTATCCCTGGTTTGGTTGCAGCAGTAGTAGCCGGTACACGCGAGGTAAAAAGGCGCGCTCGCGCTCGCGACCAGAGAACTCGCCTTTCCTTGCCGGGCGGAGTCGCGCGTGATCCGCGTTCCTTTGCGATTGGAGCTTCATTCCCCACCGACGCTGCTTGTTTCCCCACCAGTATGAACGTCCAGGCGTTCGTCCGCTGCTTTTCGTTCTAGTCGAACCTCTTCGTTGTGCTTTCAGCGTTTCATGCCGAGGATAGAACCGTTCCGTCTCTTTTCTTCCTCAAACAACTCCCCCACTTTGCGTTCGACAGTCCGCGTACGCGTCCGCGTTCCCCGTGGCCGGTAGGCGGCCGACCGGGCGTACGTGGGCCCTCTAGTGTAGCTGCACACATGCACGCGACAGCATCTGACCGCCGTACCAGCCGCCGCAGCCGTAGCTGCCACCGCCGTAGCTCGTCGCGGATGCTCGTGTTCCTGCGATAACGATACTTTGCTCTTTCCACCGATCTCGCAC
The DNA window shown above is from Bombus fervidus isolate BK054 chromosome 8, iyBomFerv1, whole genome shotgun sequence and carries:
- the LOC139989675 gene encoding LOW QUALITY PROTEIN: uncharacterized protein (The sequence of the model RefSeq protein was modified relative to this genomic sequence to represent the inferred CDS: inserted 1 base in 1 codon; deleted 3 bases in 2 codons; substituted 2 bases at 2 genomic stop codons) codes for the protein MMLLSVLLMLNRLLLLMLLLLLLLLLLRTRWYDNRRRNLPDAERTRACSIIISQNPFDSIANRHDITVSHLKLANIPWFRVPHVRYRFVISFTHTARLSFPLGRFSRCSRCEIVERAKYRYRRNTSIRDELRRWQLRLRRLVRRSDAVACMCAATLEGPRTPGRPPTGHGERGRVRGLSNAKWGSCLRKKRDGTVLSSAXNAESTTKRFDXNEKQRTNAWTFILVGKQAASVGNEAPIAKERGSRATPPGKERRVLWSRARARLFTSRVPAXYCCNQTRDRGREGEYICICEKSDQSRHSLPPLTRYRDND